The Aedes aegypti strain LVP_AGWG chromosome 3, AaegL5.0 Primary Assembly, whole genome shotgun sequence genome contains a region encoding:
- the LOC5571618 gene encoding glucose dehydrogenase [FAD, quinone] codes for MKLSVWTSLVLLVCLSGPCIATVVRKLTLLGPYGNHTLGDYVDFSSAWGLDYGNPNPKIRKSYDFIVVGAGPAGCSVANHLSENPDVTVLLLELGKAEIAPTQDIPSGFLFQTATDYNFGYLSQPQTKGCQGLINKQCAFHHGRGLGGSTIINNMIYTRGNWRDFDGWNASGNPGWSYREVLPYFIKAENANLRDFGNNGFHGKDGYLSVEDIPYRSRLASTFIQSAEMAGLPYIDYNTMDQLGSSYIQSNTKRGIRWTAARALLNPIRNRKNLHVLTRAWATKVLIDKSKVAYGVVYTRDKKTYTVKAKREVILSAGAFGSAKLLMLSGVGPKSHLQDLGIDVIKDLPVGETLYEHPGVLGPVFLVTKPIDNNINFESLITLPNIIKYLFGQGPFTSAFTETVGYVKSPVSPYPDDPDWPDLEIILSALQIGDDPTTAGRTYFRVNDGIRESYFRPLFHTRAFMYLPLLMHSRSKGSIKLKSTNPYDHPLFNYTYFDDDRDLQALVYAIKEAIRITGQKPFIDIGVEQYTRKLPGCEEFEFNSDDYWRCYVRTLTGSYYHYVGTCKMGPKSDPSAVVDARLRVYGVEKLRVVDIGIVPRPPSAHTAAMAYMIGDKGSDMIKEDNDLA; via the exons ATGAAGCTCAGCGTTTGGACTAGTCTCGTGTTGCTTGTTTGCCTTTCTGGACCATGTATTGCCACGGTTGTGCGAAAATTGACCCTTCTAGGTCCTTACGGAAATCATACACTCGGAGACTACGTTGATTTCAGCAGTGCGTGGGGATTGGACTATGGTAACCCCAATCCGAAAATTCGAAAATCTTACGACTTCATCGTCGTTGGAGCTGGACCGGCAGGCTGCTCTGTGGCGAACCATTTATCTGAAAACCCTGACGTGACAGTGCTTCTTCTTGAGCTTGGCAAAGCGGAAATCGCTCCAACCCAAGATATTCCTAGTGGATTTCTGTTTCAAACTGCAACGGATTACAACTTTGGGTACTTGAGTCAGCCGCAGACCAAAGGATGTCAAGGTCTCATCAACAAACAGTGCGCGTTTCATCACGGTCGTGGTCTTGGAGGTTCGACTATAATAAACAACATGATCTACACCAGAGGAAACTGGCGAGACTTTGATGGTTGGAATGCGTCGGGAAATCCTGGATGGAGCTACCGCGAAGTACTTCCCTATTTCATCAAGGCAGAGAATGCGAATCTGAGAGATTTCGGAAACAATGGCTTTCACGGGAAGGACGGTTATTTGTCGGTTGAAGATATACCCTATCGATCTCGTTTGGCATCAACCTTTATCCAAAGTGCTGAGATGGCTGGACTTCCTTACATTGATTACAACACTATGGATCAACTGGGATCTTCTTACATTCAATCGAATACTAAAAGAGGCATACGCTGGACTGCAGCTAGAGCTTTGTTGAATCCCataagaaatcgaaaaaatctcCATGTATTAACTCGAGCTTGGGCCACAAAAGTGCTAATCGATAAATCAAAAGTTGCTTATGGCGTGGTATACACAAGGGATAAGAAAACATACACCGTGAAGGCCAAACGAGAAGTAATCCTCTCTGCTGGGGCATTTGGAAGCGCTAAGTTACTAATGCTGTCAGGAGTCGGTCCAAAAAGTCACCTCCAAGATCTTGGTATTGACGTTATCAAAGATCTGCCAGTTGGTGAAACTCTCTACGAACATCCAGGTGTCCTAGGTCCAGTATTTCTAGTCACTAAACCAATTGATAACAACATAAACTTCGAAAGCCTCATTACGCTTCCAAACATTATCAAATATTTATTTGGCCAAGGACCATTTACTTCAGCATTCACAGAAACAGTGGGATACGTCAAATCACCTGTTTCGCCATATCCCGACGATCCAGACTGGCCTGATCTGGAAATAATTTTATCGGCCCTTCAGATTGGAGATGACCCAACCACTGCTGGAAGAACCTATTTCAGAGTCAACGATGGAATACGAGAGTCGTATTTCCGACCTCTCTTCCATACCCGTGCCTTCATGTATCTGCCACTCCTTATGCATAGCAGATCAAAGGGATCGATCAAGTTGAAGTCCACCAATCCGTACGATCATCCACTGTTCAACTATACGTACTTTGATGATGATCGTGACCTGCAAGCGTTGGTGTATGCCATCAAGGAAGCAATCAGAATCACCGGCCAGAAGCCATTCATCGACATCGGAGTGGAACAGTACACGCGTAAGCTGCCCGGCTGCGAGGAGTTCGAGTTCAACAGTGATGATTACTGGCGCTGCTATGTACGAACCCTAACCGGCTCCTATTATCATTAT GTGGGAACGTGCAAAATGGGACCGAAATCAGATCCATCGGCTGTTGTCGATGCACGGCTAAGGGTTTATGGAGTGGAGAAATTACGAGTCGTCGATATTGGAATTGTACCGCGGCCGCCTTCAGCTCATACAGCCGCAATGGCGTACATGATCGGAGACAAAGGATCAGACATGATCAAGGAGGACAATGATCTTGCATGA